The following DNA comes from Pirellulales bacterium.
GGCCTTTTCCCCTTCCCAGCGGTGGGGGTGGTCGGCATACCGCTCGCGGCACCCTTGTTCGCATAGCGCGCGCAGAAATTCGCCGGGGGTTTTTTCGTCCGGCGGGGTGTAAACGGGAAAATGCCGCTTTCCCAACTCTAGATCGATCTGCACCGTGTCCGCAATCAACTGCGACTGTTTGACCGCCTCTTCCAAACCGGGAAAATGCGCGTACATTTCCGCTGGCCCGCGCAAATAAAACTGGTCCCCCTCCATCCGCATGCGGTTGGTGTCCGTCCGAAATTTGCCCGTGTTGATACAGAGCAGCACATCCTGCGCGACCGCGTCCTCCTGGTTCACATAATGGGCGTCGCTGGTCGCCACCAGCGGCAAACCCATTCGCCGCGCGACCTCCACCGCCCCTTCCATTTGCATCCGTTGAATATCCAAGCCGTTATTTTGAATCTCCACAAAATAGCGCTCGCCAAATAATTTTTGAAACCAAGCCGCCACGGCCTGCGCTTCGGTATAATCCTGCTGGCTGGGCTGGCCGCCGCGCATGACCAATTTGCTAAACTCGCTCGAAACGCAGCCACTGAGGCAAATGATCCCCTCGCTATGCGCGGCCAACAGTTCCTTATCGATCCGCGGCTTAAAGTAAAAACCCTCCAAGTAAGCCGCGCTGGCCATTTTGATTAGATTTTTAAAACCAACCCGATTTTGCGCTAGTAGCGTCAGGTGGTAACTGGCTTCCTTAAGCGTGCCGGCGTCTTTTTGAAAACGACTGCCTGGCGAGATGTACGCCTCGTACCCCAGGATGGGGTTGATCCCCTCTTTGCGGCAGGTGTTGTAAAATTCCAGCGCGCCGTGCAAATTACCATGATCCGTAAGCGCCAGCGCGTTCATGCCCAGTGATTTGGCGCGCTTGACCAGTTTGGGTATCGGGCTGGCCCCATCCAAAAGGGAATAATGGCTATGGCAATGCAGATGCACAAAGGGAGCAGACATCGGTCCTCCTGACGGATGAGCCAGCCGGGATAGCCATCGCGGAAAGCCGCAAGGATTGTCACGGCAATCGCTAGCATGTTAAAGACCCCTTATTTTAACCCCTCTGCTGGCCACCGCTAGGACTGGCTCGAAATGTTCCGCATGTAGATCGATATGAGAAATAGTTTTTAACGTACCGTGGAGTATCAATTATTCTAAGTAAAAGCCAGATCAGCTTTTAGGAAGATGTGACAAAGAACGATGAGTGGTGGTTGGGTAACTCCCTTTGGAGGGGGACACAGGTGTAAAATAAAAAACTGAGCGGGCCAGCAGATTGAGAGGCACCATTTTCTCAAGCCCTGGTCTGACCACGCTCAGATTCTGTGATTTAGTATGGTAACAAATTGCAAATTTGTCTCGTTTTTTGAGACGGGATTTTTGTAAAATATGGATTAAACTTTTAACTGACAGAGCTTTACAACACGTTAATTCCTTATTTGCCAATCTCATTAAGCGGGATTTTCCCCCTCCCTCCATGACTGATAAGCTTATTGGGCAATAATTCCCGTTTTTTTGCTTTTAGAGCAAAAACTACCCCTTTTGCCGTACTTTCCTCTTTGATGATTCCTAAAATTCAAATGCATCCCCGCCACTGGCAATTATTTTTGATCGGTTGGAGTTTATTAGGGTTACTAGCAGGGGGGGGAGCTGTGGCGGCCAGCGGGGAACAACCGCGGCCGGCTCCGGTCGCGCTCCCACGCAACATTTTACTTTTTGTCGCGGACGACCTGGGTTTGCAGTTGGGGTGTTATGGTGATCAGCAGGCAGTGACGCCCCACATCGATGCCTTTGCCCAAAGTGGCACCCGCTTTACGCACGCTTTTTGCAATACCGCGAGTTGCAGCCCCAGCCGCGCAACCATTTTGACCGGTCAGCATAGCCACACGCACGGCATGTATGGCTTGGCGCACAATGAGCATCATTTTCGCCTGCGGGAGGGAGTCTCTACACTACCGGCATTGTTACGCGAGACTGGCTATTACACGGGAGTGGTGGGAAAGTTTCATGTCGAACCGGCGGAGGTGGTGCGATTTAACATGATCAACCCCGTGACCGGTGGAAATAACGACCCGGTCGGATTAACCAACGGATTTAAGAAAGTTATGAGTAACGCGGCGGGCAAACCATTCTTGGCCTATGTTTGCACGACCGACCCGCATCGTCCTTTTGCCAACCAGCGCGAATATGATCAGGTTATCCCCCGAAAATTTGACCCCGTAAAATTGATGGTGCCGCGCTTTTTACCCGATCGCCAGGAAACGCGCGCGGATCTGGCCGAATACTATGCCGCTATCTCCCGAATGGACGCCGCCTTTGGCATGATCGTGGATGCCCTTACGGCCGCGGGACACGCGGAGGATACCTTAATCCTCTTTCTCAGTGATAACGGCATGCCCTGGCCCGGGGCCAAGACCACCCTTTATGACGCCGGCACGCATTTGCCGCTTATTATCCGACAACCAGGACACAAATTGCCCGGCGGCACCAACAACGCCCTGGTGTCTTGGGTGGACTTGCTACCCACAATTCTGGAGTATGCCCAAGTCGCCGACCTAGGCCGCAAACTACCGCCAAATTTAGCGGGGCGGTCGTTTTTCAAAATTTTAGAAGAATCCGCACCCGTGGGTTGGGATGAATGGTATGGCAGTCATACCTTTCACGAAGTAACCATGTATTATCCAATGCGCGGCATGCGCACCCGCCAATATAAGTACATTCGCAATCTGGCGCACCAACTGCCGTTTCCCACCGCGCAAGACTTGTACGGCTCTCCCACGTGGCAAGCGGCATTGCGGGAGGAAAAGTCATTGTATGGGGAGCGCGGTTTAGGGGAGTTTTTGCAGCGGCCCGCGGAAGAGTTGTATGATTTGCAGTCCGATCCCCACGAGGCTCGCAATCTGGCGGGTGAACCCGGTCAAGCGCCGCGGTTGCGGGAAATGAGGCAAAAAGTCCATGCCTGGCAAACTGCCACGGGCGATCCGTGGCTCATCAAAGACCAGCACGAATAAGCCAGTGTTAGGTTTGAGAAAAAAACGCGCGCGCGAGCACCGCCACATCCACCCGGGCCGCTCCTCCCGCCAGCAGTAATTTGGCCGCTTGGTGGCAGGTACTGCCGCTAGTCAAAATATCATCCACCAGCAAGACCGTGGCTCCGGCATAGTTGACTCCCCGGGCAAAGGCAAACGCCCCGCGCAAATTCAATCGCCGCTGTCGGGCCGAAAGTTCCCCCTGGGGTTTGGTGGGACGCTTGCGCACCAACCCGTGGCCCACGGGTGCCTGAACCACGGCTGCCAGGGCCTGAGCCAAATGTTCCGGGGCGTTGATTCCCCTTCGCCAACGTCGCCACCAGTGCATGGGGATAGGCACAACCA
Coding sequences within:
- a CDS encoding sulfatase, giving the protein MIPKIQMHPRHWQLFLIGWSLLGLLAGGGAVAASGEQPRPAPVALPRNILLFVADDLGLQLGCYGDQQAVTPHIDAFAQSGTRFTHAFCNTASCSPSRATILTGQHSHTHGMYGLAHNEHHFRLREGVSTLPALLRETGYYTGVVGKFHVEPAEVVRFNMINPVTGGNNDPVGLTNGFKKVMSNAAGKPFLAYVCTTDPHRPFANQREYDQVIPRKFDPVKLMVPRFLPDRQETRADLAEYYAAISRMDAAFGMIVDALTAAGHAEDTLILFLSDNGMPWPGAKTTLYDAGTHLPLIIRQPGHKLPGGTNNALVSWVDLLPTILEYAQVADLGRKLPPNLAGRSFFKILEESAPVGWDEWYGSHTFHEVTMYYPMRGMRTRQYKYIRNLAHQLPFPTAQDLYGSPTWQAALREEKSLYGERGLGEFLQRPAEELYDLQSDPHEARNLAGEPGQAPRLREMRQKVHAWQTATGDPWLIKDQHE